In Topomyia yanbarensis strain Yona2022 chromosome 2, ASM3024719v1, whole genome shotgun sequence, one DNA window encodes the following:
- the LOC131679478 gene encoding uncharacterized protein LOC131679478 has product MNTQLGREVLFRPDIGPNSLHTVSIDNGQRYVNFAASRGMVVRSTFFPRKDIHKASWRSPDQRTENQIDHVLIYGRFFSDITNDRTYRIANIDSDHYLVAVDMRSNFSTVYNTHRSRTPRPNIAQLRDAGVAQQYAKRLEAALQLGAATLEDG; this is encoded by the coding sequence ATGAACACTCAGCTAGGACGGGAGGTATTGTTTAGACCGGATATCGGGCCAAACAGCTTGCACACCGTATCGattgacaacggccaacgatacGTGAACTTCGCTGCCTCCCGTGGCATGGtagtccgaagcaccttcttcccccgcaaagatatccacaaagccaGCTGGAGATCACCTGACCAACGCACCGAAAACCAAATCGATCACGTTCTAATCTACGGACGATTCTTCTCTGATATCACCAACGATCGTACCTACCGCattgcgaatatagattcggaccattacCTAGTTGCAGTAGACATGCGCTCAAATTTCTCGACGGTGTACAACACTCATCGTAGTCGGACGCCAAGGCCCAACATCGCGCAACTTCGGGACGCTGGGGTTGCCCAACAGTACGCAAAGCGACTGGAAGCAGCACTACAGCTGGGCGCAGCtactcttgaagatggctga